A region of the Agromyces sp. CF514 genome:
CCCGAGCTGCTGCTCGCCTGCTGGGGCATGATGACGCTCATGGTCGTGCTGCCCGGCCCCGACTGGGCGTACATCATCGCCGCGGGCCTGCACGACCGGTCGATCGTGCCCGCCCTCGCCGGGATCCTCGTCGGCTACCTCGCGGCCGTCGTCGCGGTCGCCGTGGGCGTCGGCGCGGCGGTCGCCGCGCTGCCCCTCGTGCTCGTCGTGCTCACGTTCGGCGCGGCCGGGTACCTCGCCTGGCTCGGCATCCGGGTGCTGCGGCGGCCTCCGGAGGTCGCGACGATCGCCGCCGGGGTTCCGGATGTCCTCGCGGTTCCGGATGCCGCGGCGACCGTGGCGGTGATCGGCGCAGGGCCTGCCGAGGCCGCCGGGCCGCCCGCGGCATCCGCCCCTCCCCGGTCTGCGACG
Encoded here:
- a CDS encoding LysE family translocator, producing MNPELLLACWGMMTLMVVLPGPDWAYIIAAGLHDRSIVPALAGILVGYLAAVVAVAVGVGAAVAALPLVLVVLTFGAAGYLAWLGIRVLRRPPEVATIAAGVPDVLAVPDAAATVAVIGAGPAEAAGPPAASAPPRSATNPWLRLAQGAGVSGLNPKGLLVLVVLLPQFTDTAGAWPIPVQLAVLGLIFVGNCAIVYSVVGAGAKAVLRSRPTALNVVSRVSGAAMVVLAVVLVAEQVSHLATA